One Syngnathus acus chromosome 13, fSynAcu1.2, whole genome shotgun sequence genomic window carries:
- the glod4 gene encoding glyoxalase domain-containing protein 4: MKVLRHEEFVEGCKATCNGPYDGKWSKTMVGFGPEDDHFVAELTYNYGMAEYQLGNDFLGLTLQSNQAVSNAKRLGWPLTQVGDSLYQTQAPGGYCFYLVDKEQPSTDPVQKVCLGVSDLAKSIHYWSKLLGMTVMEKNDDKKTALLGFGDTQLPDLEALMKKEKLNILTPLVSLDTPGKATVEVVILADPDGHEICFVGDEAFRQLSMVDPKGNELLDKGMADDKSNEWFAKHNRQKAAA; encoded by the exons ATGAAG GTTTTGCGTCACGAGGAATTTGTCGAAGGCTGCAAAGCAACATGCAACGG CCCCTATGATGGCAAATGGAGCAAGACTATGGTTGGTTTTGGTCCAGAGGATGACCATTTTGTTGCTGAGCTGACCTACAATTATGGGATGGCTGAGTATCAACTTGGAAATGATTTTTTG GGGCTCACCCTTCAGTCAAATCAGGCTGTTAGTAATGCCAAACGCTTGGGCTGGCCCCTCACTCAGGTGGGGGACAGCCTCTACCAGACGCAGGCTCCAGGAGGGTATTGCTTCTACCTGGTGGACAAAGAACAGCCTTCCACAG ATCCAGTGCAGAAGGTTTGCCTTGGAGTATCAGACCTCGCCAAGTCCATTCATTACTGGTCAAAATTGTTGGGAATGACTGTGATGGAAAAGAACGACGACAAGAAAACAGCCCTACTGGGATTCGGAGACACACAG CTTCCTGACCTGGAAGCCTTGATGAAAAAGGAGAAACTGAATATTCTCACCCCATTAGTGAGcttggacaccccaggaaaaGCCACTGTGGAGGTGGTGATTCTAGCCGACCCA gaTGGCCATGAAATTTGCTTTGTGGGCGATGAAGCATTTAGACAACTTTCCATGGTTGACCCCAAAGGAAATGAGCTCCTGGATAAG GGAATGGCTGATGACAAAAGCAACGAGTGGTTTGCCAAGCACAACAGACAGAAAGCTGCTGCATGA
- the mrm3a gene encoding rRNA methyltransferase 3A, mitochondrial, whose translation MATYIGRMRCLFSLERAVFLSRGNIFSVETKRYVRGLRRKPVRVIFPENEKHKGDVKQAISAEKKEAKVPLRAEQHPGDRGDLKTRNSQISAKVKSNETDEVPFERALPGDKRLAKLVSVARSRTFREQQGKVLLEGRRLICDALNAGAVPQTIFFSTLERLRELPLDKLRRAALVKVKFEDIKLWSDLVAPQGVIGIFSRPDASRLRFEASKHSVPLSLICNNIRDPGNLGTMLRCAAAAGCHQVLLTKGCVDIWEPKVLRAAMGAHFHLPIHPSLTWEEVEDHLPEHVGVYVADTQKNLEVNSSHKPSDFGWISTTHAHRDSHFEESDSDEEELSLPKVDAAAYHKDWARSPVALVVGGETYGISVEALQLAEKKAGCRLFVPMVPHVDSLNSAMAASILLFEGRKQLLNSTQNSGKKRRTNAGQRVS comes from the exons ATGGCGACTTACATCGGCCGTATGAGGTGCCTCTTCTCCTTGGAACGAGCTGTTTTCTTGTCACGGGGGAACATCTTCAGCGTGGAAACAAAACGATACGTGCGTGGATTAAGAAGGAAGCCGGTTAGGGTGATATTtccagaaaatgaaaaacataaaGGAGACGTAAAACAGGCAATTTCGGCGGAGAAGAAAGAGGCAAAAGTCCCATTGAGGGCAGAGCAGCATCCCGGAGACAGAGGTGATTTGAAGACCAGAAATAGCCAAATATCAGCAAAAGTTAAAAGTAATGAAACTGATGAAGTCCCCTTTGAGAGGGCTTTGCCTGGAGATAAGAGACTGGC GAAATTGGTGAGTGTGGCCCGTTCCAGAACATTCCGGGAGCAGCAAGGCAAAGTCCTCCTGGAGGGTCGTCGCCTGATCTGTGACGCTTTGAACGCAGGCGCTGTCCCTCAGACCATCTTCTTCAGCACCCTCGAGCGCTTACGTGAGCTTCCTTTGGACAAGCTGAGGAGGGCAGCgcttgtcaaagtcaagtttgAAGACATCAAGCTCTGGTCTGACCTTGTGGCCCCGCAAGGAGTCATAG GTATATTTTCTCGTCCTGACGCGTCTCGACTAAGATTTGAGGCCAGCAAACACTCTGTGCCTCTCTCACTCATATGCAACAACATCAGAGACCCTGGAAACTTGGGCACCATGCTGAGATgtgccgctgctgctggctGCCACCAAGTGCTGCTCACTAAAG GCTGCGTTGACATCTGGGAGCCCAAAGTTCTGCGAGCGGCGATGGGCGCCCACTTCCACCTTCCCATTCATCCCAGTTTGACCTGGGAAGAAGTGGAAGATCACCTCCCTGAGCACGTGGGTGTCTATGTAGCTGACACTCAGAAAAACCTGGAAGTTAACTCCTCCCACAAACCCAGTGATTTTGGCTGGATCAGCACGACACACGCTCACCGGGATTCCCACTTTGAAGAGTCCGACAGTGACGAGGAGGAACTCTCCCTGCCCAAAGTTGATGCTGCAGCGTACCACAAGGACTGGGCACGGAGTCCAGTTGCCTTAGTAGTTGGCGGAGAGACGTACGGGATTAGCGTAGAGGCGCTTCAACTGGCAGAAAAGAAGGCAGGATGTAGACTTTTTGTTCCCATGGTTCCCCACGTGGACAGCCTGAACTCTGCCATGGCGGCCAGCATCCTGTTGTTTGAGGGTAGAAAGCAATTGTTGAACTCCACGCAAAACTCCGGAAAGAAGCGGAGAACCAACGCCGGACAACGCGTTTCATAA